From the genome of Cytophagales bacterium WSM2-2:
GCACTATTACTGAACAGAAATTTCACGAAGTGCTTGTTGAGATGGAGAGCATTCCGTCTAAAGTGGAGCAAGTATTGAAGTTGAACTCAAAGATTCAGGTCATTGCCGATGAATTTAAAAATGCGTCTAATTTTATCTACCTGGGACGCGGATATAATTTCCCGGTGGCATTGGAGGGGGCACTCAAACTGAAAGAGATTTCTTATATCCATGCTGAAGGCTATCCGGCTGCCGAAATGAAACACGGGCCCATTGCTTTGATTGACGAAGAGATGCCTGTGGTATTCATTGCGACTAAAGATGCCTCTTATGAAAAGGTAGTTTCCAACATACAGGAAGTGAAGGCACGCAAAGGCCGGGTGATATCTATTGTGACGGAAGGAGACACACTCATTCCTAAAATGTCAGAGTTTGTGATTGAGGTTCCATCCACACTCGATGCACTGATGCCGATGATTTCCGTAATTCCCCTTCAACTTTTGTCATATCACATTGCGGTGATGCGGGGGTGTAATGTCGATCAGCCACGAAATCTGGCGAAATCGGTAACGGTTGAGTAGAGATATCACGTAATGACAAGCCGCATCTTTTCAAAACCATCATGGATGTACAAGTAAAATTTTTGGGAGGTGCGGGATCTGTCACTGGGTCACGTTACCTGTTAACGATTGGCGATTTTCAGTTGCTTTTCGATTGTGGCATGTTCCAGGGACTCAAGGAATTAAGGCTGCGCAACTGGGACGAATTTCCGGCAGACGCAAGCAAGATCGATGCAGTTATTATCAGCCATGCTCACATTGATCACACCGGATACTTGCCCCGATTGGTGAAAGAGGGTTTCAATGGTCCCGTGTATTGCACGGAGCCAACGGCTGACTTGATGGAATTAATGCTCCTGGATTCGGCCAAACTGCAGGAAGAAGAAGCGATGTTTGCGTCGAAGAAGGGATATTCGAAACATGCCAATCCTGAACCATTATACACTACCGCGGATGCTCAGAAAGTTTTTCAATTGCTGAAAACTTACACGTTCGATGAAAAGATAAAACTTCACCCGAAGATCGAAATCATTTTTCGGAGTGCCGGGCATTTGCTGGGAGCCGCCATCACCGAAGTGTTTTTAAAAGGCGATCAGCAGACAAAAAAAATTACATTTTCCGGAGACCTCGGACGCAGCCACGACCCGATGCTGAATCCACCAACACCCATTTCCGAAACGGACGTATTATTTATTGAGTCGACCTACGGCACCAAAGACAATCCCGCACTTGAGCCGGAAAAGGATCTGGAGCGAATTGTGAATGAGACTTTTGCCAATGGTGGCGTGCTGGTGATACCGGCCTTCGCAGTGGGGCGCACGCAAGTGCTGCTGCACTTCCTGCATAAGCTGGTTATGGAAAAGCGGATTCCCGATGTGCCTGTTTATATCGATAGTCCGATGGCGGTATCAGCCACTTATTTATATTATAAGTTTCCGGAGTATCACAAAGTGAAATTCAATCAATCGGAGTTTGCGAGAAGCATGGAAACGAATATGCTTGTATTTGTGAAAACCGGAGAACACTCAAAGTCACTGAATTCACTTAAGGAAAAAGCGATCATCATTTCGTCCAGCGGCATGATGACGGGAGGAAGGATATTGCATCATTTGTATAACCGGTTGAAGAACCCACAGGATACCGTTCTTGTGTCCGGGTACCAGGCAGAAGGAACAAGAGGTAGAAAATTAGTTGACAAGGATTCAACAATCCGGATTTTCGGTGAGGATGTACCCGTGAAATGTAAAGTGGAAAACATGACCTCTCTTTCCGGACATGCCGACCGCGAAGAGCTCTTTCAATGGATGAAAAATTTCAAGTCTAAACCGAAAGTCGTCTTCACTGTGCATGGTGAAAATCCGAAACTATCTCTCTATGCCAATGCTATTCGCGAACAACTTGAATGGAATGTGGTTGTACCCAAGTATTTGGAAACGGTTACGTTATTCAGCGGTATTTGACTTTAGGTAAAATAAATTCAGTGGCAGTCCGGACTTTGGATAACCCTATTCATGGCTCCCTTCTCCCATTCATCAAATACTACTTTTCTTTAAATTGCTAATAGTTCTTTATTACACCCTTTAATTCTAAACCTATGATCCGCAAAATCTACGTACTGGCTTTAGTTGCTATAAGCCAACTGGCAGTAGGGCAAAATATCCCGACTCCGAAAGAACATTTCGGATTCACCATCGGAGATGATTACCAATTGGCCACCTATACTCAAACCGAGGCGTTCTTCAGAAAACTGGCGACATCAGATCGGGTGAAACTGGTGGACATAGGCCTCACGGAAGAAGGCAGACATCAACTGATGTTGATCGTGACTTCGCCTGAGAATCACAAAAGACTTGATCGTTTCAAGGAAATTTCAACGAAGCTTGCCAGGGCCGAAGGTGTTAGTGAAGAGCAGGCGCGCAACCTGGCTATGGAGGGCAAAGCTGTAGTATGGATTGATGGAGGCCTCCATGCTACCGAAACCGTAGGAGCAAGCCAATTGATACAAACTGCTTATGAACTGATCACACGCACTGATGCTGAAACGATGAGGATATTGGACAAAGTTGTAATCCTTCTTACTCACGCAAATCCGGACGGACAAGAATTGGTGTCAAGTTG
Proteins encoded in this window:
- a CDS encoding MBL fold hydrolase; translation: MDVQVKFLGGAGSVTGSRYLLTIGDFQLLFDCGMFQGLKELRLRNWDEFPADASKIDAVIISHAHIDHTGYLPRLVKEGFNGPVYCTEPTADLMELMLLDSAKLQEEEAMFASKKGYSKHANPEPLYTTADAQKVFQLLKTYTFDEKIKLHPKIEIIFRSAGHLLGAAITEVFLKGDQQTKKITFSGDLGRSHDPMLNPPTPISETDVLFIESTYGTKDNPALEPEKDLERIVNETFANGGVLVIPAFAVGRTQVLLHFLHKLVMEKRIPDVPVYIDSPMAVSATYLYYKFPEYHKVKFNQSEFARSMETNMLVFVKTGEHSKSLNSLKEKAIIISSSGMMTGGRILHHLYNRLKNPQDTVLVSGYQAEGTRGRKLVDKDSTIRIFGEDVPVKCKVENMTSLSGHADREELFQWMKNFKSKPKVVFTVHGENPKLSLYANAIREQLEWNVVVPKYLETVTLFSGI